The DNA region agtcttgatgttatgcatattgaaaaaaatatatgcgaatccgtattgggaacattgatgtcaattgaaggaaaaacgaaggatacattaaactcaaggaaggatttgaagcggttgggaataagaccggaaatgcagttgcaagaaaatggttcgtccgtttacatgccgattgggtggtatacattgtcaaggaatgaaagggctactttttgtgagtggataatgaaaattaaattaccagatggttatgcctcgaatttgacaaggtgtgtgcgaacaaatgattggaaaataactgggttaaaaagtcatgattgtcatgtccttttgcagcgtatcttgcctattggtatacgtgggtacttgactagagacgtgcgcgtggctttgactgagttgggtttatttttcaaagacttatgtgcacggacattaaatgtagaagctttggatcgaatggaacgggaaattcccatcatattgtgtaagctagaaagtatttacccaccgtcatttttcgatgtcatggttcacctggccgtccatttgccacgtgaggctcgacttgcaggaccagttcagtatagatggatgtatcccattgaacgatttcttgggaagttgaaacgaacagttggtaataaagctcgcccagaaggatcaattgcagaagcatatattgatgatgagtggcataccttctgttccaaatatttccacggagttgacactaggtttgatcggccagaaagaaactttgacgttgacagagcaagacaacgaaatgtgttttccgtgttttcccaacaagtacgtccacttggtgcagtgcgtggttatgacttatgtggaagagagtttgagaaagctcagtggtacgtgctgaacaattgccctgacatagagatttacttgaagtaagtattaatcttttcttaatttagtattcgctcatttactttcgcaaaattctaataatataaaatacatgtcgtaatcatcaatttcagtgatcatattaacatgctcaaggaactaggagtaaatgatatagaccggaaacatgaagaggagtttccgagatggtttgaacaacgggtaatgacattacatatgcgacacttcattcaatacaaatagaaaatattgattgttttttttattgatataatagacgttttacttaatatgtaggttgtacaaatgcatgccaataatccaaacgatatatcagatgaattgtatgcattagcgcgtggcccatcgagacgggctacaagatattctgcatgtatttctcgtggtagtaggtatcacacaatagatcgagatcattataggaaaacacaaaatagtggtgtcctagttgagggaagtcatgatggagaaaatattgatttctatggagtgattgttgatataattggaatgaaatatttgggggagcttgcagtgtatctgtttaagtgtgattggtgggatttaagcaatcctcgaactggagtccgtgatgatgaatatttcttgagtattaatacatcaagaaaatggtacgaggatgatccatttattttagcttctcaagcatctcaagtattctacttagatgacccgaagttgggaactcaatggcgagtagtacaaaaatatgctccaagaaatatatatgatgttatccctcaggcagaagggcgagatgaagaagaagatgatgcctctactcaagaagcataccaagagagtcagcccgtctttaatttgtttgtggatttgagccagtatgagatgattccattgaatagagaagatattgaggctgaaattgttgatgcgacacttgagcaaagtgttgattcatctgaactatctacagaagatgagactgaattgtcaaatgatactgatacagatagtgattgacgaattatattttcacattacgtgatgatgagcactattttacttaatgaatattgtatcagttttttgaaattatgcctccgaagagaaaggaagtgcgcaacccatctccacctgttcctagctctccttcagactcaccattagagattgactctacagaacaaggtaaaattctaatagtcataaaagttattaattaagattataatagaaaattgattataatgttatatatcatgatgacttcacagtacaatctcgtcaaggtcgaggcactacgagaggcgtgacgttggaaaaatatcgtaaggtgggtaagatcaaagttaacattcttgatgaacataccggaggcgaaggacaaccagcagcttggcttgcatcgcatgtgggtgctcttacacgaacttatgcacctttggcaacaagttcatggaagaaagtcccccaagatgttaaggaccttatcaagaagcgttgtttggtaatgtttaataaatgaaatttaattggacttataattttattttactttaaagttagaatattataaatgataatatttttgtccaaacttttgtctgtaaggatgatttcgaaataaattttggtcggagagaggagcgtaaaactgtggaagagcttatgagtaatgcattccgcaagtataaggcgaggtgtcatgagcattataataagtttgagaatagtgaagaagcacgccaacatccttttcaagatgtgcaaccttctgattgggaaaaactttgtgacatgtttgaggattcatcatataaggtataattaatttaattattttagtcctatttttaatttcgctttctaatattttcaattcttatgtaggagcgaagttctataaacaaaacaaatagatcaaaattgaagattactcatcatgcaggctcaagatctttccaccgcctctctaaaaaattggtattgctattctttcatttgtatatagttaactgaatatatcaatcataatgactttatatcttaacaaatttttattatagcaagattcagatgccaattatgatctgacaaaattatatgctgcatcacatactaatcgtaatggagagtggagtcatcctgatgcccgtgaaaattatgtaagtattataatttgttttaaataaatatatttgaatatttatgatgatattaactctttatcttatgtgtaggataaaatggttgccctgcgtgctgaatctgcgtcagatcaaaattcctcaaatacagatgttgagatttttacacaagttctgggtgaacgttcaggatatttgaggggtttgggtcgctgtgtaaaaccttctccctcttcctcttcttccgggtctgcctctatagctcaagagaatgcgaatcgtagaattgaagaattgattgcaaaacaacaagagttagaggctcaattggcgagacaaggagacatggagatgcgcctcaaacaacatgaagaagaacaagcagagttcaggagagatatgcaactccaaatgcaacagcttatgcaacagtacaggcctccaaccaactgatggttttttacgtctagcttatgacattatctaattatgtatgaacaatgctagttttatggttatttatttcttcgcacttattataaaacttttgtgagtaattaaacagttcttaatttatatttttcaaataatatggatgtctatttagtttttttataattattggttttaataaaaataatatccgttcgaacgacaaagtcacgttcgaacattaatgggcatgccgttcaaacgataatgtaacgttcaaacgtcaactcgcaaaccgttcgaacgataccagatgctcaaaaaaccgttcaaacgcatgacattaccatatcgttcgaacgttgatcatcaccgttcgatctcttataccgttcgatcgtctcatttaacgttcgaacgtatttctactgatcgtttgaacgtatcttgataaccgttcaaaacaaacattgacgttcgaacggtatatgagaagcattcgaacgccattctgggacgaattttaaccgtgacaaaaaaaagcatcgttcgaacggtatcgaacggtcactttcaaaatcgttccaaaagatatattttgggacgaaattgtgtttttcgtcccaatatatcttctgggacagtgatgttgggacgagcttgggacgaaattttttcgtcccaaaaaatctttcggaacgaaatcgatatattttgggacgaaaattttcgtcccaaaatatgttttttgttgtagtgaacaTTGAGTGCATCTTTAGCTTGACAGTGAGCCAAATTGTTACAATCTCTAGGAGTGAAAGTAATAGAAACTGAGTCAAATCTCTTCAAAAGTTGTTGAATATCATGAGCAATTAtacttatttataacttatttctacactagatttatttttagtgtctaattacatgttattatactatattaaattagtatatgtgccattaactcattatactagacttatttaaaTTCTAGTGTCttaacttatttctataattaattatgtatactagtaatactatgatgtttacatatactaaactatcgttaatctatttatattatattataagtatattactttataactatataattatactagtatatatgatagatacatagataaatataaatttaataatatatgtacaaTATCAGAGTATGATGGCAAAGACGGAGTTGGATCAGATCGGAGTTGAAGTCGGAGTTAGTCCAGCAATACCTTTGACTCGCTAGCAAAATTAGATTAAAAGtcgaattttcaaatttttggtcAGCCGTAGTGGTGGTGCCTAGCTAGAGGCAATGacgagagagaggaaaaattgTCCCTACAAGTTAAATTTGTTGCAGTGAGGAAGCCTAAAAAAATGACGGTTCAGAATTTAATGattaatgttttatattttagtgtttatatatagttttggtCTAAATAATCTTgtgtaatacatattttttttcaaaaatgcaCATCTCTCTGTATGGCATATTTGGATCGAAGATTATAACAACTTCTTTTACATCACATCTCCATCAAATTCCACCAAAAAGAGTTTTTAACACTTGTGATCAATTAAACATGATAAGAGTTCATTAGAATATTGTTAACTGCTTTGTTCATTCATTCAATAAGGTCCCACTACATGATCATGACAAGCAATACAGAATTAATTAAAATCAGTAaagttattaataattaatcaaaacCAAAAGGTCGTAACCTCAAAATGCAGTTCCTTCCGGCCATTGACGTGGAATCCAATATCGTGACAGCAGCcaagaaaaaaagcaaaacaaaagatCAAAACATACAACGCGTGCGTTTTTGTTTCGACGGGAAACTTGGATTAATCAATCAATGCATATTACCCTCATATGGAGCCTCTTCAAGTGGAAGCTTTTTTCCTATAAAAGatactaattattattattattattattgttgttgttattattattattatcaggATTGACTACAGATTTGAGCCATAGCACATGGTTTCATCAGATCGTACGAATTTTCCAATCTCAATAACGTAGGTTTTACACGAAAAAGATTTAGCTCCAGATGTTCTATTTGATGTGGGTAGAGAAGAACCCAACCAACTCGGtattcttaaagaaaaagaaaaaaaaaaaaaaaaaaagaaattagaacCAAGTCATGATGATGATATGATCAACCTATTCTTCTTGTATTGACAGCTTACTTACCAAAAATCAGCAAGATCCTTTTCAAATTAGCAACACCATGATCTTAGGAAATTAGccattaattttgtaattgtaaaTTCATACCATACTCAATTAGTTACCATAGATAGATTAATTCCTGTATCTATTTATTTGACCATTCCCTCAATGTAAAAGTTAAGTTTCAAAAATacaagtttatatttttaacatcttgTGCCAAAGATCTTACCATTTTTTAAGGAATTAGAGTTACATTCCCTTTCAATTTCCATTCAAGCTAGAGTTTTTATGTGTTTCCACGCCCCCTCAAGACCTCAAAAAATGGATTCCTAGAGTTCCCGTTGAAATAAAAACGCGCGCGTAGTATGGTTtcatcttttgttttgttttgtatttttcttagtTGTTCTCATGATGGATTATAATATGTGATGTAGAATCTACGAGAAAATCATATGTGTTCGTTCCATTCACTTTTAATTAATATCCAACCGACGTCGGAATCCTCATTTCATTCCGGCCTTCTTATGAAactcaaaacaagaaaaatattaaaatattctaaaattattttattttttccattccATTATTTCCTCCCAATGCAAACAAGCTGTAAcactctcatatatatatatatatcaacatgcaccaacatatatataacaacCTGAAATTTCACACCAGAAACATTATTTCCTCCCAATACAAACAAGCTGTAACACTCGTATATATATCAACATAcaccaacatatatataacaacAACCTGAAATTTCACACCAGAAATATCAAATGTTGCAACATGTAACTATCGAACAGTACTACTACAAATTTAAACACACCGACAATATTAAAACTAGTACAATTAAAAGGTCCGACAAACAAAGTAGTAACATATTAATATCGTTGCATGCAGCTTTAGTAGTAGTATGAGTTCGATTCGGCAGATCGGCTACCGCGTACATATATACAATGTTGTTTGATCCTTGCAATGATGGGATCGTAGAGATCTCGTATATTCCTTTccatatttttcttgatctcgTGTTCGTCTGTGTGCGGATCCTGAACGTACCTTAACCACTGACTCAAATGGAGAATGGCAGCTTCAATCTCCTTCTTAAATGCAGGCTCAAGCTTGTAACGAACGTTTTCATCCTCCACAGCATTTTTCATCTCGCAGGCATAGCCCTCCAAAATTTCCTTAGCCTTGGATCtctcttcaaaataaaacacaaattaatataattttttcaaactttaaaaaaatatatatacactaaaaaaatatattcaaacagtttttaacttaataatatttttatttaaatttttctcactcatttatcaaatattcaataaaacattttaattataatttttactattcttttctttgcagaacgatagaaatgatatttaaaaattaaatttatttagaaaGTTGCTTATAACTTcttgaaaagaaagagaaaagaagaaagagaaattaCCAAAGAAGAAGTTGCTGTGGTTCATGTGGCCGGTGTGGTGCAGGGCGAGCTGGTTCTTTCCGTCATGATGATCACCGAAGCGATGCATATCAGTGAATGCAGCACGCGTTGGCGTCGTTCTACTCCCTTGATAATCATCATAGCAGTACGTCGTCCCCAGGTCTACGAATAACGCCGGATGCAATACCCTTTTGTTGGCCATTCTCGACGTCCAGATCAACAATCACAACTAAAGATTGATCAAGTAGTACTaggtctatatatattttaagaagtGGAAGAATATCGAGGCCTTTTTATAGCTAGAGTTTGTTTCCAGCTTGCTTACGGATCGAGTACAGATCACGACATGCGGCATGAACAATAGTCAAGCAGTACGAGTCATCTCATTCGTTGCAAATAGTTTTAGCTGAAATTAAGATTCCA from Carya illinoinensis cultivar Pawnee chromosome 6, C.illinoinensisPawnee_v1, whole genome shotgun sequence includes:
- the LOC122313015 gene encoding uncharacterized protein LOC122313015 — encoded protein: MANKRVLHPALFVDLGTTYCYDDYQGSRTTPTRAAFTDMHRFGDHHDGKNQLALHHTGHMNHSNFFFERSKAKEILEGYACEMKNAVEDENVRYKLEPAFKKEIEAAILHLSQWLRYVQDPHTDEHEIKKNMERNIRDLYDPIIARIKQHCIYVRGSRSAESNSYYY